The proteins below are encoded in one region of Fimbriimonadaceae bacterium:
- a CDS encoding proline dehydrogenase family protein, with amino-acid sequence MLFRTLILRASALPFVKAFMTRSPLVRPVVRRFIAGETVEQAIQVGDGLAASCFNVSLDLLGENVASVTEAERERDAYVDLVRRIGQSPHVEKINVSIKLTALGLDQGDEIAEKHYREIVAEAAKFGMFVRADMEASAYTERTVAMVARVFADLKNTGTVLQSMLHRTLDDARTMIALGARVRIVKGAYLEPATVAYQDKATVDAKYVEVAKMLLSEGNYPAIATHDERIIGELKAFVREKGIDPAKFEWQMLYGIRRDLQDRLREEGYNVRVYVPFGSAWYPYFSRRLAERPANLAFIAKSLVRR; translated from the coding sequence ATGCTGTTCCGCACCTTGATCCTGCGCGCCTCAGCCCTGCCGTTCGTCAAGGCGTTCATGACTCGGTCGCCGCTGGTCCGGCCGGTCGTCCGAAGGTTCATCGCGGGCGAGACGGTCGAGCAAGCCATCCAAGTTGGCGACGGGCTCGCGGCCTCGTGCTTTAACGTGTCCTTGGACCTGCTCGGCGAGAACGTGGCGTCCGTCACGGAGGCGGAGCGGGAGCGCGACGCCTATGTGGACCTCGTCCGCCGCATCGGGCAAAGCCCGCACGTCGAGAAGATCAACGTTTCGATCAAGCTGACCGCGCTGGGCCTCGACCAAGGAGATGAGATCGCCGAGAAACACTATCGCGAGATCGTCGCCGAGGCGGCGAAGTTCGGCATGTTCGTCCGTGCAGACATGGAAGCGAGCGCCTATACCGAGCGGACGGTGGCCATGGTGGCGCGGGTCTTCGCCGACCTCAAGAACACGGGGACGGTTCTGCAAAGCATGCTGCACCGCACCCTGGACGACGCCCGCACGATGATCGCCCTCGGCGCGCGTGTCCGCATCGTCAAGGGCGCCTACCTAGAGCCGGCCACGGTCGCCTATCAGGACAAGGCCACAGTCGACGCGAAGTACGTCGAGGTGGCGAAGATGCTGCTTTCGGAGGGCAACTACCCGGCTATCGCGACCCACGACGAGCGGATCATTGGCGAGCTCAAGGCGTTCGTGCGAGAGAAGGGGATCGACCCTGCGAAGTTCGAGTGGCAAATGCTCTACGGCATCCGGCGCGACCTGCAGGACCGCCTTAGGGAAGAGGGTTACAACGTCCGGGTCTATGTCCCGTTCGGCTCGGCTTGGTACCCCTACTTTTCGCGCAGGCTGGCCGAGCGCCCTGCAAACCTGGCCTTCATCGCGAAGAGCCTGGTCCGCCGCTAG
- a CDS encoding outer membrane lipoprotein-sorting protein, with the protein MTALFAAIATAALGQSSPTIESYINTNFKDVSFVAQVQNAKQAELRKINKDFADSYRFKSSQVWMKEPLMLRMEGKVEDTSIFFIVNGTKRLVRVPRANINQKEDLSRSPGKRQTPLDFGLLTPSLFKDFFQSKFVRSETRGDFAGCQVFDLTYIPRLDDTSRHRVWVDSQMKFVRKREWYSQNGGKLLAIFTYDKPQQVSGVYVPTRVTVMNSEGKVGGSTTYGSLKVNTGLPNSLFEIK; encoded by the coding sequence ATGACCGCACTATTCGCCGCAATTGCCACCGCCGCCTTGGGGCAAAGCAGCCCGACGATCGAGTCCTACATCAACACAAACTTCAAGGACGTCTCCTTCGTCGCCCAAGTCCAGAACGCCAAGCAAGCCGAGTTGCGCAAGATCAACAAGGACTTTGCCGATTCCTATCGGTTCAAATCCAGCCAGGTTTGGATGAAGGAGCCGCTGATGCTACGCATGGAAGGGAAGGTCGAGGACACCTCGATCTTCTTCATCGTGAACGGCACGAAGCGCCTCGTGCGGGTGCCGCGGGCTAACATCAACCAGAAGGAAGACCTCAGCCGGAGCCCGGGCAAGCGGCAGACCCCGCTTGACTTCGGCCTGCTCACCCCCTCGCTCTTCAAGGACTTCTTCCAGTCGAAGTTCGTCCGGTCGGAGACTCGCGGGGATTTCGCAGGCTGCCAGGTGTTCGACCTCACCTACATCCCGCGACTCGACGACACCAGCCGCCACCGGGTCTGGGTGGACTCGCAGATGAAGTTTGTGCGTAAGCGCGAGTGGTACAGCCAAAACGGCGGCAAGCTTCTCGCCATCTTCACGTACGACAAGCCGCAGCAAGTCAGCGGGGTCTACGTCCCCACCCGCGTGACGGTCATGAACTCAGAAGGCAAGGTCGGCGGCTCGACGACCTATGGCAGTTTGAAGGTCAATACCGGCCTCCCGAACTCCCTGTTCGAAATCAAGTAA
- the hrcA gene encoding heat-inducible transcription repressor HrcA yields the protein MSDLSPRKRQVLRAVVVEYVEGAEPVSSEQIVRQYELGVRSATVRNEMAEITELGYLEQPHTSAGRIPSDLGYRYYVDHLLIPVVLQASEQRRIGDATSEDDTLNELLRETTKALSRLTRLLSIAATIRNGEVTVRNVLVTAIGPDRALLVFVLQNGHVETRILDCPPGTTLEHLGKANAALGALVEGSSLRTVSRAKTPSVEDPVLSVLMRNAFALLRTTAREIMRGQLVADGQQYVIAQPEFQRDMESMAALLDSLEDEETLYSAAIGEGVTIGRENPIESMHGLSVIRKTFFVGEDEAGTLAVIGPTRLPYDRTSALLDFTARAVSETLTRLLK from the coding sequence GTGAGCGATCTGAGCCCCCGGAAGCGCCAGGTTCTGCGGGCGGTCGTCGTCGAATACGTCGAAGGCGCGGAGCCGGTCAGCAGCGAGCAGATCGTCCGCCAGTACGAGCTCGGGGTCAGGAGCGCGACCGTGCGCAACGAGATGGCCGAGATCACGGAGCTCGGCTATCTTGAGCAGCCTCACACCAGTGCCGGGCGTATCCCCAGCGACTTGGGCTATCGCTACTATGTCGACCACCTGCTGATCCCGGTCGTGCTCCAAGCGTCGGAGCAGCGCCGCATTGGGGACGCGACCTCCGAGGACGACACCCTCAACGAGCTTCTCCGGGAGACCACGAAGGCGCTCAGCCGGCTCACCCGGCTCCTCAGCATCGCGGCCACGATCCGCAACGGAGAGGTGACCGTGCGGAACGTGCTCGTCACCGCCATCGGCCCGGACCGCGCCTTGCTCGTCTTCGTGCTGCAGAACGGCCACGTCGAGACCCGCATCCTCGATTGCCCGCCCGGCACGACCCTCGAGCATCTCGGCAAAGCGAACGCGGCGCTCGGGGCGTTGGTCGAGGGCTCGAGCCTGCGGACGGTCTCGCGGGCGAAGACGCCCTCGGTCGAAGACCCGGTCCTCTCTGTCCTGATGCGCAACGCCTTCGCCCTCCTTCGCACGACGGCACGCGAGATCATGCGGGGCCAGCTGGTCGCAGACGGCCAGCAGTACGTGATCGCCCAGCCCGAGTTCCAGCGCGACATGGAGTCAATGGCCGCTTTGCTCGATAGCTTGGAGGACGAGGAGACCCTTTACTCGGCCGCGATCGGCGAGGGCGTCACGATCGGGCGCGAGAACCCGATCGAATCTATGCACGGCCTCTCCGTGATCCGGAAGACGTTCTTCGTGGGCGAGGACGAGGCGGGCACCCTCGCCGTGATCGGCCCCACCCGGCTGCCCTACGACCGCACCAGCGCCCTGCTCGATTTCACCGCACGGGCGGTCTCCGAGACCCTCACCCGGCTCTTGAAGTAA